From the genome of Gemmatimonas phototrophica, one region includes:
- a CDS encoding cell division protein FtsQ/DivIB, translating into MATRTLTPSATTADSSNDGTRPLWWRVLRRVLLVALVGGVLASPWWGPRWLSTLEFFRVRRVVFEGMRYTPRSEAMALLKVDTTQSVWQPLPPLAGRLQDHPLVQSVTVERQLPGTMLVRVVEREPVALVRRKGGRLDPVDGAGHRLPIDPTEVPMDVPLSVSADSTLMHLLEGLRSSEPGLFARVERADRVKSGTAPDEFRIKLDAFVVRTTPEVTVARFKDILPVEADLARNRLRAVELDLRFRNQVIARQP; encoded by the coding sequence GTGGCCACTCGTACGCTCACTCCCTCCGCCACGACGGCGGACTCATCCAACGATGGCACGCGGCCCCTCTGGTGGCGTGTGCTGCGCCGGGTGCTGTTAGTGGCGCTTGTTGGCGGGGTGCTGGCCAGTCCCTGGTGGGGACCGCGGTGGCTCTCCACCCTCGAGTTCTTCCGGGTTCGGCGAGTGGTGTTCGAAGGCATGCGCTATACGCCCCGCAGTGAGGCCATGGCGTTGCTTAAGGTGGACACCACGCAGTCGGTGTGGCAGCCACTGCCGCCGCTGGCGGGGCGGTTGCAGGACCATCCCCTGGTGCAGAGTGTAACGGTCGAGCGGCAGTTGCCGGGCACCATGCTGGTCCGGGTCGTCGAACGCGAACCCGTGGCGCTGGTGCGTCGCAAGGGAGGGCGGCTGGACCCGGTGGACGGGGCAGGGCACCGCTTGCCCATTGATCCCACCGAGGTGCCCATGGATGTGCCGCTGTCGGTTTCGGCCGACAGTACCCTGATGCACCTCCTGGAGGGGCTCCGGAGCTCCGAACCCGGACTCTTTGCCCGAGTGGAGCGCGCCGACCGGGTCAAATCGGGCACAGCGCCCGATGAATTTCGCATCAAGCTCGACGCATTTGTGGTTCGGACCACCCCCGAGGTGACCGTAGCCCGCTTCAAGGACATATTACCGGTGGAAGCCGACCTCGCGCGCAACCGCCTGCGCGCCGTGGAGCTCGACCTGCGCTTCCGTAACCAGGTGATCGCCAGACAGCCATGA
- the ftsA gene encoding cell division protein FtsA translates to MTSEPIVAALDIGTAHTTALVAAVHGDVPRAPRLKVLGVGTTRTMGLRRGVVSDIEEATRSIRQAVEEACRVAGVQPDGLYVGIAGEHVRAMCSTGVVAISGDEITRPDVERVNEVARAMAIPQDRELLHAIPQEYRVDKADGIRDPVGMIGTRLETEMYLVTIGSSPAMNLRKAIERAGYKTRELVLEPLASALAVLTEEEKELGVVLVELGAGTTDLAIFHEGKIRHLGTIPYGGNNVTSDLVQGLGITQHDAEQLKEAYGCAYEPLIDPEQVIAMPASGSHGERHISRELMTHIIHQRMDEIFDKVVREVQQAGFKGKLNAGIVLTGGGASLEGINELAADVFGLGVRIGVPGAKLDGLVENVADPRFATVTGLALYGAHRAALGGVVSRRTSLSGGGGVDKFASRVKTWLQDFF, encoded by the coding sequence ATGACGTCCGAACCCATTGTAGCCGCCCTCGATATTGGCACCGCCCACACCACCGCCCTCGTGGCCGCGGTCCATGGGGATGTGCCGCGTGCGCCGCGGTTGAAGGTGCTCGGCGTGGGCACGACGCGCACCATGGGATTGCGACGCGGTGTCGTGAGTGACATCGAGGAAGCCACCCGCTCCATCCGGCAGGCGGTCGAAGAAGCGTGTCGTGTGGCCGGTGTGCAGCCCGACGGCTTGTATGTGGGCATCGCCGGCGAACATGTGCGGGCCATGTGCTCCACCGGTGTGGTGGCCATCAGCGGCGATGAAATCACGCGCCCCGATGTGGAGCGCGTCAACGAAGTGGCGCGTGCCATGGCCATTCCGCAGGACCGCGAACTGCTGCACGCCATTCCGCAGGAGTATCGCGTGGACAAGGCCGACGGCATTCGTGACCCCGTGGGCATGATCGGAACGCGGCTCGAGACGGAGATGTATCTCGTCACGATCGGCAGCTCGCCGGCCATGAACCTGCGCAAGGCCATCGAACGCGCCGGCTACAAGACGCGCGAGCTGGTGCTCGAGCCGTTGGCCAGTGCATTGGCGGTCCTCACCGAGGAAGAGAAAGAATTGGGGGTCGTGCTGGTGGAACTGGGCGCCGGTACCACCGATCTGGCCATCTTCCACGAAGGAAAAATCCGGCATCTTGGCACCATCCCGTATGGCGGCAACAACGTCACCAGCGATCTGGTGCAGGGGCTGGGCATTACGCAGCACGATGCCGAGCAGCTCAAGGAAGCGTACGGGTGTGCCTACGAGCCGCTCATCGATCCGGAGCAGGTCATCGCCATGCCGGCGTCTGGGTCGCACGGGGAACGCCACATCTCGCGCGAGCTCATGACACACATCATCCATCAGCGCATGGATGAGATCTTCGACAAGGTCGTGCGCGAAGTGCAGCAGGCCGGTTTCAAGGGCAAGCTCAACGCCGGCATTGTGCTGACCGGCGGTGGCGCTTCGCTCGAAGGTATCAACGAACTCGCGGCCGATGTCTTTGGCCTCGGCGTGCGCATTGGCGTACCCGGCGCCAAGCTCGATGGGCTGGTGGAGAACGTTGCCGATCCGCGCTTTGCCACCGTGACCGGACTGGCCTTGTACGGCGCACATCGCGCAGCTCTGGGCGGCGTCGTTTCGCGCCGTACGTCTCTCAGCGGCGGTGGTGGGGTGGACAAGTTCGCGTCACGTGTAAAAACCTGGCTGCAGGACTTTTTCTAG
- a CDS encoding M14 family zinc carboxypeptidase: MSTLTATLRRCVTGLLIAAPLSIPAQQLTLDTRDPAQKQDPTFEQSIKEWLANAKHSSPLVDHLPLVPGIPTPRDVLGYHVGAPRILTYYDKQLAYYRALEKATPRVKVETIGRSDEGRELVVVWISSEANMQKVAQNRANLKRIADPRGMTEDQVKSLLAQTKPHYHLMGGLHSGETGPSETLMELAYRLAAETSPIISQIREQLYVSITPAADADGRDRNVDWFLRNLSMAQPTVTAQAPSAAAPNDTTRRAPAAPTAPAPGGFAGGQVPYWGKYVYHDNNRDINIKLVQMRAIIDWYFTAYPPIMHDLHEAQPLLYTYTGGPPQNPNLDPILFAELPWFGNWEMAQMTKWGMPGVYTHAFMDGWSPGYLGSVAYNHNGLMKMYETQSGRDLDSTAMANARRGMAVGAASASGGFGGRAGAIPTGRGGAQDREWYRGNPIGFNDIATFTRRSNANYMQTGVISALQLASMFPQTVLENFYIKTRNSIEEGKNKAPYGFVIPVQRDMTRVIEMVNLLRVQRIEIGQATAPVKVGNTTYPAGSYIIKRDQPYGRLAKNLLEKQQYPDARLNTYDDSGWSMGFAMGVDVLEVGDSSILKTPVTNVDRAIAKGTLAGTGGNTIAVAHLGSNHMVTFRYLLRSVPMKVAEQGFAAGDTTYPAGSFLIEAKHATVVRKLVDSLGLTAAYLPSVPTVRTHNAEAPRVAIYSQWSGTQNLGWYRLTFDEFKIPFTLVYKERLMQGNLRRDFDVILMAEQNLSKTTVMQAPAARPVPYKKDPKYPFLGMYGETDNITGGFGQKGVDAVASFLEEGGTLIAIGESARLPIEFGWARTVDKTPVVGLTAQRPLVEATITRPEHPVFYGFGKTTIPVKYVGGTPFKVGIADEGNVLARYVGGDKAVLSGLMTGADSLRSRPFAVDVPQAVNGRGRVILFANNPIYRWQNHGEFNMVFNSLINWNDVVGPKKP; this comes from the coding sequence GTGTCCACTCTCACTGCCACTCTTCGGCGCTGCGTCACCGGTCTGCTCATTGCCGCGCCGCTCAGTATTCCCGCCCAGCAGCTCACGCTCGATACGCGTGATCCCGCCCAGAAGCAGGATCCCACTTTTGAGCAGAGCATCAAGGAATGGCTGGCCAATGCCAAGCATTCCAGCCCCCTGGTAGATCACCTGCCACTGGTGCCCGGCATTCCTACGCCGCGTGATGTACTCGGCTATCACGTGGGCGCGCCCCGCATCCTCACGTATTACGACAAGCAGCTCGCCTACTATCGTGCACTTGAAAAGGCGACGCCACGCGTCAAGGTCGAAACCATTGGCCGCTCTGACGAAGGACGCGAGCTGGTCGTGGTCTGGATCTCCAGCGAAGCCAACATGCAGAAGGTCGCGCAGAACCGCGCCAACCTGAAGCGCATCGCCGATCCGCGCGGCATGACGGAGGACCAGGTCAAGTCCTTGTTGGCGCAGACCAAGCCGCATTATCACCTCATGGGCGGACTGCACTCGGGAGAAACGGGCCCCTCCGAAACACTCATGGAGCTTGCCTACCGACTTGCTGCTGAGACGTCGCCCATTATCAGTCAGATCCGCGAACAGCTGTATGTCTCCATCACGCCGGCGGCCGATGCCGATGGGCGTGATCGCAACGTCGATTGGTTCCTGCGCAACCTCTCCATGGCGCAGCCTACCGTGACGGCGCAGGCACCGAGTGCGGCGGCGCCCAATGACACCACACGCCGCGCGCCGGCGGCCCCCACCGCTCCCGCTCCGGGTGGCTTTGCGGGCGGACAGGTGCCGTACTGGGGCAAGTACGTGTATCACGACAACAATCGCGACATCAACATCAAGTTGGTGCAGATGCGCGCGATCATTGATTGGTATTTCACCGCGTACCCGCCCATCATGCACGACCTGCATGAAGCGCAGCCGTTGCTCTATACGTACACCGGTGGACCGCCGCAGAACCCCAATCTCGATCCCATTCTGTTCGCCGAACTGCCGTGGTTCGGCAATTGGGAAATGGCGCAGATGACCAAGTGGGGCATGCCCGGCGTGTACACGCACGCCTTCATGGATGGCTGGTCGCCCGGCTATCTCGGCTCGGTGGCGTACAACCACAACGGCCTCATGAAGATGTACGAAACACAGTCGGGGCGAGACCTCGACAGCACCGCGATGGCCAACGCGCGCCGTGGCATGGCGGTGGGGGCGGCTTCTGCGAGTGGTGGTTTTGGCGGGCGCGCTGGTGCCATCCCAACGGGTCGGGGCGGCGCGCAGGATCGCGAGTGGTATCGCGGCAATCCCATTGGCTTCAACGACATTGCCACGTTCACCCGTCGCTCCAACGCCAACTACATGCAGACCGGCGTCATCTCGGCGTTGCAGCTGGCCAGCATGTTCCCGCAAACGGTGCTGGAGAACTTCTACATCAAGACGCGGAACAGCATCGAAGAAGGGAAGAACAAGGCGCCATACGGATTCGTCATCCCGGTGCAGCGCGACATGACGCGCGTGATCGAAATGGTGAACCTGCTGCGGGTGCAGCGGATCGAAATCGGTCAGGCCACGGCACCGGTGAAGGTGGGCAACACCACGTATCCTGCCGGTTCGTACATCATCAAGCGCGATCAGCCGTATGGCCGCCTCGCCAAGAATTTGCTGGAGAAGCAGCAGTATCCTGACGCGCGACTGAACACGTACGACGACAGCGGCTGGAGCATGGGCTTTGCCATGGGCGTCGATGTACTGGAAGTCGGCGACTCCAGCATTCTCAAGACTCCGGTCACCAACGTTGATCGCGCCATTGCCAAGGGGACACTCGCGGGCACCGGTGGCAACACCATTGCCGTGGCGCATCTGGGCAGCAACCACATGGTCACCTTCCGCTATCTCCTGCGCAGCGTGCCCATGAAGGTGGCAGAGCAGGGCTTTGCCGCCGGCGATACCACGTATCCGGCAGGATCGTTCCTTATCGAGGCCAAGCACGCGACGGTGGTACGCAAGCTGGTGGATTCGCTCGGTCTCACGGCGGCATATCTGCCGTCGGTGCCGACCGTGCGAACGCACAATGCCGAGGCGCCACGGGTGGCCATCTATTCGCAGTGGAGCGGCACGCAGAACCTCGGCTGGTATCGGCTCACGTTTGACGAATTCAAGATCCCCTTCACGCTCGTCTACAAGGAGCGGCTGATGCAGGGCAACCTGCGCCGGGATTTCGATGTCATTCTGATGGCCGAGCAAAATCTGTCGAAGACCACGGTGATGCAGGCGCCCGCCGCGCGCCCCGTGCCGTACAAGAAGGACCCCAAGTACCCGTTCCTGGGCATGTACGGCGAGACGGACAACATCACGGGTGGCTTTGGCCAGAAGGGCGTTGATGCCGTAGCCAGCTTCTTAGAGGAAGGCGGCACACTGATCGCCATTGGCGAGAGCGCGCGACTGCCCATCGAGTTTGGCTGGGCGCGCACGGTGGACAAGACCCCGGTGGTGGGGCTCACGGCGCAGCGGCCGCTGGTGGAAGCCACCATTACGCGCCCGGAGCATCCGGTGTTCTACGGGTTCGGCAAGACGACCATTCCCGTGAAGTACGTGGGCGGCACCCCGTTCAAGGTGGGGATCGCGGATGAAGGGAACGTACTGGCGCGCTACGTGGGGGGGGACAAGGCCGTGTTGTCAGGGCTGATGACCGGCGCCGACTCTCTCAGGAGCCGCCCGTTCGCGGTGGATGTACCGCAGGCGGTAAACGGACGTGGTCGGGTGATCCTGTTTGCGAACAACCCCATTTACCGCTGGCAGAACCACGGGGAGTTCAACATGGTCTTCAACAGCCTGATCAACTGGAACGACGTGGTGGGGCCCAAGAAGCCGTAG
- the ftsZ gene encoding cell division protein FtsZ, with protein MELPRMTFEFEESGSQNARMKVVGVGGGGGNAVNRMIEEHLEGVEFISVNTDAQALMNSKADVKIQIGKKLTRGLGAGARPEIGRQAIEENREDTKRVLGNADLVFITCGMGGGTGTGAAPVVCQLAREAGALTVGIVTRPFLFEGRKRMRQAEEGINEMRKHVDTMIIVPNERLLAVVGKGIPFHEALKKADEVLLHATQGISVLISETGMVNVDFADVRTVMQNGGSALMGTGIGRGENRATEAAQQAIASPLLDNVSISGATGVLVNITGGEDLTLGEVHQINDIVHDAVGDDAEIIFGAVHEPAMMGEIRVTVIATGFDRYLQGTQPTVAAPAVTNSPYAPSPRAAAAPHSDVQTGGAKAPSVLPFPTGTRPAARPPVPPARPAWEGVPPRAPRVPPTTTSSSPELDDMEIPTFIRRQMD; from the coding sequence ATGGAACTCCCCCGGATGACCTTCGAGTTCGAAGAGAGCGGATCCCAGAACGCTCGCATGAAAGTGGTGGGCGTTGGCGGTGGCGGCGGCAACGCCGTGAACCGCATGATCGAGGAACACCTCGAAGGGGTGGAATTCATCTCGGTCAACACCGACGCGCAGGCCCTCATGAATTCGAAGGCCGACGTCAAGATTCAGATCGGCAAGAAGCTCACGCGTGGTCTCGGTGCCGGTGCCCGTCCTGAAATCGGGCGTCAGGCCATTGAAGAGAACCGCGAAGACACCAAGCGTGTGCTCGGCAATGCCGACCTCGTGTTCATCACCTGCGGCATGGGTGGCGGTACAGGCACGGGCGCCGCACCGGTGGTGTGCCAGCTGGCGCGCGAGGCTGGCGCCCTCACCGTTGGCATCGTGACGCGTCCCTTCCTCTTCGAAGGGCGCAAGCGTATGCGTCAGGCCGAAGAAGGCATCAACGAAATGCGCAAGCATGTGGACACGATGATCATCGTGCCCAACGAGCGCTTGCTGGCGGTCGTGGGCAAGGGCATCCCATTCCACGAAGCCCTCAAGAAGGCCGACGAAGTTCTGCTGCACGCCACGCAGGGCATCTCCGTGCTCATCAGCGAAACGGGTATGGTGAACGTCGACTTCGCCGACGTCCGCACCGTGATGCAGAACGGCGGGTCGGCACTCATGGGCACCGGCATCGGGCGCGGCGAAAACCGCGCCACCGAAGCGGCCCAGCAGGCCATTGCCTCGCCGCTGCTCGACAACGTCTCCATCTCCGGCGCCACGGGCGTGCTGGTCAACATCACCGGCGGTGAGGATCTCACGCTCGGCGAAGTGCACCAGATCAACGACATCGTGCATGACGCCGTGGGCGACGACGCCGAGATCATCTTCGGGGCCGTGCATGAGCCGGCCATGATGGGGGAGATCCGGGTCACGGTCATTGCCACCGGCTTTGATCGCTATTTGCAGGGGACTCAGCCAACGGTAGCGGCCCCGGCTGTCACAAATAGCCCCTACGCCCCTTCCCCCCGGGCCGCGGCTGCCCCACATTCTGATGTTCAGACCGGTGGAGCCAAAGCCCCGTCCGTGTTGCCATTCCCCACCGGCACCCGGCCCGCGGCGAGACCTCCAGTTCCACCAGCTCGTCCTGCCTGGGAAGGGGTGCCCCCGCGCGCCCCGCGTGTTCCACCGACTACCACATCGTCCAGCCCTGAGCTCGACGATATGGAAATCCCGACGTTCATACGGAGACAGATGGATTGA